The following coding sequences are from one Cercospora beticola chromosome 4, complete sequence window:
- a CDS encoding uncharacterized protein (SMCOG1001:short-chain dehydrogenase/reductase SDR~antiSMASH:Cluster_12) has product MAAGENEQSGTGANGSQPTVSPSFAANLKGKTGIVTGSARGIGAGIAIELGRRGASVVVNYTSATSEAKAAAVVAEIQKAGSKAVAVQGSVVHAADRSKLVDAALALSSTAHIDLLVHNAANGDDRLLANVDEAFFDELVSVNLRGPLFLTQAVVPHMARGGRIVLISSAAARMGVAETTVYAATKAGNEAFARVWATELGQSQGITVNCVNPGPIATDGYYSSTPEFIDSMQPMIESTPAEARVGEVRDIAPLVSFLCSEESRWVTGSVVSGSGGLLIF; this is encoded by the exons ATGGCCGCCGGGGAGAACGAACAGAGTGGCACGGGTGCCAACGGTAGCCAGCCCACAGTATCACCCTCATTTGCGGCGAATCTCAAGGGAAAGACGGGCATTGTGACTGGGTCTGCCAG AGGGATCGGCGCCGGGATCGCTATCGAGCTGGGCAGACGAGGTGCAAGCGTGGTGGTGAACTACACCAGCGCCACGTCCGAGgccaaggcagcagcagtcgttgCGGAGATCCAGAAGGCGGGAAGCAAAGCAGTGGCGGTGCAAGGCAGTGTCGTGCACGCCGCAGATCGCAGCAAGCTTGTCGATgcggcgctcgcgctgaGCTCCACGGCGCACATCGACCTGCTGGTGCACAACGCGGCCAATGGCGACGACCGCTTGCTGGCCAACGTGGACGAGGCCTTCTTCGACGAGCTGGTGTCGGTGAACCTGCGGGGGCCACTTTTTCTCACGCAGGCCGTGGTGCCGCACATGGCGCGCGGCGGCAGGATCGTGCTGATCAGTTCCGCGGCGGCGCGGATGGGGGTGGCGGAGACGACGGTGTATGCGGCGACCAAGGCGGGCAATGAGGCGTTCGCGCGCGTGTGGGCGACGGAGCTGGGCCAGTCGCAGGGCATCACCGTCAACTGCGTCAATCCGGGCCCGATTGCGACGGACGGGTACTACAGCAGCACGCCCGAGTTCATCGACTCGATGCAGCCCATGATCGAGAGCACGCCGGCGGAAGCGCGCGTCGGCGAGGTGCGAGACATTGCGCCGCTGGTGAGCTTTTTGTGCTCGGAAGAGAGCCGATGGGTCACGGGCAGTGTCGTGAGCGGCAGCGGTGGCCTGTTGATATTTTGA
- a CDS encoding uncharacterized protein (antiSMASH:Cluster_12), translating into MANNNNKTKAQVYQPPTPLGSLFHSLGVSHSVRIPLSKTTTWITTSGQPGFHLDKNELVTGPLSSSSSTPSHREQISACFNCVESALKAAGVEQGLAAVHKMTVFLLDMKDDGLVSEVWRERMPEHRPTWITIGAAELALPGMVVEMMADAVVWDE; encoded by the coding sequence ATGGCCAATAACAACAACAAGACCAAAGCCCAAGTCTACCAACCTCCAACTCCCCTCGGCTCCCTCTTCCACTCCCTCGGCGTCTCCCACAGCGTCCGTATCCCCCTCTCCAAAACCACCACCTGGATCACAACCTCCGGCCAACCAGGTTTCCACCTCGACAAAAACGAACTCGTCACAGGTCCattatcttcttcttcttcaacacctTCCCATCGCGAGCAAATCTCCGCGTGCTTCAACTGCGTGGAATCCGCGCTCAAAGCGGCAGGTGTAGAACAAGGTTTGGCGGCTGTGCATAAGATGACGGTGTTTTTGCTGGATATGAAAGATGATGGGCTTGTGTCGGAGGtttggagggagaggatgcCGGAGCATCGGCCGACTTGGATTACGATTGGGGCGGCGGAGTTGGCGCTTCCGGGGATGGTGGTGGAGATGATGGCTGATGCGGTGGTTTGGGATGAGTAG
- a CDS encoding uncharacterized protein (antiSMASH:Cluster_12~SMCOG1038:phenylalanine-specific permease): protein MGYDIQVKQPLDEAVEHDSTVQTGTMEDLKGDLDDNILRAQGHEAVLIRQFSWIAALGLGFSITNSWAGYLSCFGQNLHYGGPFSCIFGLILAFFAQGTVTTGLAELASAFPSSGGQYHFCYIVAPEKSRNFFAFVIGWMSVLAWWIVTCSGLSLIAVTVSGIANFRYPSFVASQWQIYVIYLGACLITIIPVFAIPKKLSWATQFGLYCSILGCVVWLVVSSAMHQSTNSSALVQQNLGDSGWDGGFAFVLGIANSMYAYGGTDGVIHISEEIPRPGRKVPQLMVTTMLIGLLTSMPLFIVLNIFMTDLDAVRTSASPAIEILNQATGNRDVTTFLSVWLLIVFIASLPSQWIASGRIAWAFARDNGLPLSNFFSHIDTKLEFPVRTTIAALCFASLYGLLYLASTTAFNSIVTSAVLFLNVTYAVPQGLLLWQGRSKVLPGRYFDLGTFGLCCNIFAVVWTTFLVVIICSPPALPVAVGSMNYTSVVFVGLSSIVLILWVTLGKKKFQGPTIDWAALQASNEISK, encoded by the exons ATGGGCTACGACATTCAAGTCAAACAGCCCCTCGACGAGGCAGTCGAACATGACTCGACGGTGCAGACAGGCACCATGGAAGATCTCAAAGGAGACCTAGACGACAACATCCTCCGAGCACAGGGTCACGAGGCGGTATTGATCCGACAGTTCAGTTGGATCGCAGCTCTCGGTCTGGGCTTTTCCATCACGAATTCTTGGGCAGGCTATCTC AGCTGTTTCGGTCAGAATCTCCATTACGGCGGACCCTTCTCTTGCATATTCGGACTCATCCTCGCATTCTTCGCCCAAGGCACCGTGACGACAGGTCTCGCGGAGCTTGCATCGGCGTTCCCCTCGAGCGGTGGGCAATACCACTTTTGCTACATTGTTGCCCCAGAGAAGTCGCggaacttcttcgcctttgtCATCGGATGGATGTCAGTCCTGGCATGGTGGATCGTCACCTGTTCTGGTCTTTCGCTGATCGCAGTCACCGTCTCGGGCATCGCCAATTTCCGGTATCCATCCTTTGTCGCCTCGCAATGGCAGATTTACGTCATTTATCTGGGTGCATgtctcatcaccatcatTCCCGTTTTCGCGATTCCCAAGAAGCTCTCGTGGGCCACACAGTTTGGCTTGTATTGCTCTATCTTGGGCTGCGTGGTATGGCTGGTCGTATCATCCGCTATGCACCAATCTACGAATTCCTCGGCTCTAGTACAGCAAAATCTTGGAGATAGCGGATGGGATGGTGGCTTTGCATTTGTGCTTGGGATCGCAAATTCCATGTATGCGTACGGAGGCACAGATGGAG TGATTCACATCAGTGAGGAGATCCCTCGCCCCGGCCGCAAGGTCCCTCAGCTGATGGTCACTACCATGCTCATCGGTCTGCTAACATCCATGCCTTTG TTCATCGTCCTCAACATCTTTATGACTGATCTCGATGCCGTGAGAACCTCGGCATCGCCCGCCATTGAGATTCTCAACCAAGC GACCGGCAATCGTGATGTGACTACCTTTCTCTCAGTCTGGctgctcatcgtcttcattgCTTCACTTCCCTCCCAGTGGATCGCGTCCGGTCGCATTGCGTGGGCCTTTGCTCGAGAT AATGGGTTGCCATTGTCTAACTTCTTCTCTCACATTGACACCAAGCTAGAATTTCCGGTTCGGACGACCATTGCTGCCCTCTGTTTCGCCTCACTCTATGGCCTGCTCTATCTCGCCAGCACGACAGCCTTCAACAGCATTGTCACATCTGCGGTCCTTTTTCTGAACGTCACATACGCCGTTCCCCAGGGACTCCTCCTGTGGCAAGGTCGGTCCAAAGTCCTGCCCGGCCGCTACTTTGACCTGGGGACTTTCGGCCTTTGCTGCAATATCTTTGCCGTGGTCTGGACAACTTTTCTGGTCGTCATCATTTGCTCCCCTCCAGCATTACCCGTGGCGGTCGGCAGCATGAACTACACGAGTGTCGTATTCGTGGGTTTAAGCAGCATTGTCCTGATTCTGTGGGTGACGTTAGGAAAGAAGAAGTTTCAAGGACCTACTATCGACTGGGCCGCCCTGCAAGCATCTAACGAGATATCCAAATAG
- a CDS encoding uncharacterized protein (antiSMASH:Cluster_12~MEROPS:MER0036028~SMCOG1066:alpha/beta hydrolase domain-containing protein), with the protein MATTSPHYHRMSDQVVQTIVYKRVDELELHLDVIYPRGARGLPVVLWFHIGGLVQGHRETAAPHQLRNASRLGYALVTADYRLAPQVGMDDILADVTDCITFVRTSLISHIKPGILDTTRLAVTGSSAGGYLALLAGLYVEPKPLAIIAIYPVTDLAVILLHQSPTSSLG; encoded by the exons ATGGCGACCACCTCGCCACACTACCACCGCATGTCAGATCAGGTGGTACAGACCATTGTCTACAAGCGAGTGGACGAACTGGAGCTACACCTGGACGTCATTTATCCTCGCGGGGCACGAGGCCTTCCAGTGGTGCTCTGGTTCCACATCG gaggcctcgttCAAGGCCATCGTGAGACTGCCGCACCCCACCAACTTCGCAATGCGTCCAGGTTGGGATACGCCTTGGTCACTGCAGACTATCGCCTTGCACCCCAGGTGGGAATGGATGACATTTTGGCAGATGTGACGGATTGCATCACGTTTGTCCGAACATCATTGATCTCCCACATCAAACCTGGAATCCTGGACACCACTCGCCTTGCTGTCACGGGGAGTTCAGCAGGTGGCTACCTGGCACTACTCGCAGGCTTATACGTCGAACCCAAACCTCTCGCCATCATTGCCATCTATCCCGTGACGGATCTTGCTGTCATCCTTCTACACCAATCCCCAACCTCATCCTTGGGATGA
- a CDS encoding uncharacterized protein (antiSMASH:Cluster_12): MSPPALLGGQHPLDPITENEVRQAADILRQNLKKKSGEIHFKFIDVAEAPKAEMLRYYENNNTQVDRRARIYFHVRPSPNLRKAFVNITTQTVLSDEELPDAQGPVDWLEFDAVQKACNAHPLVKAEVEKLCLPSGAKVINDPWAYGTDDAKERRRLFQCYMYIVLTDDPEANHYSLPAPFAPIFDAHTLELVDLERLPVGTGSELEQETAPWDPIAAVEYSARSLGQDSFRKDLKPLVITQPQGPSFEVNNRHVSWQKWSLQLGWTVREGPVLHDVRYDGRPLFYRVSMSEMTVPYGDPRSPYHRKQAFDLGDSGFGLTSNSLKLGCDCLGHIKYFDGVLTSGNGEPVRVPNVVCMHEVDQGIGWKHTNVRNGCSTVVRDRQLVIQCTATVANYEYILAFILDQAANLHIEVKATGIVSTMPIRKGLHVPWGTTVAPGVLAANHQHLFCVRIDPNLNGQKNTIQYDDCEAVVNEPDIDPFGCAFRVRSTPITQPGGYDLDLTKSRTYKIINPSHINRISGKPVGYKLHPVPSQMMMMGPHTFNLRRGIFTSKPIWVTKYRDDELWAAGEFTNQSREDTGLAIWAKRDEGTVDEDVVLWHTFGVTHVTRPEDFPVMPSEKMTVMLKPTSFFEVCPSNDVPRS, translated from the exons ATGTCTCCACCTGCACTTTTGGGAGGGCAGCACCCACTCGACCCCATCACAGAAAATGAAGTCCGACAAGCGGCGGACATCCTCCGCCAAAatctgaagaagaaatctggAGAGATACACTTCAAGTTCATCGATGTCGCAGAGGCTCCCAAAGCGGAGATGCTTCGATACTATGAAAATAACAACACACAAGTCGATCGAAGAGCACGCATCTACTTCCATGTGCGACCTTCTCCGAATCTACGCAAGGCATTCGTCAACATCACTACTCAAACAGTACTGTCCGACGAGGAATTGCCGGATGCGCAGGGTCCGGTGGACTGGTTGGAGTTTGATGCCGTACAAAAGGCATGCAATGCGCACCCATTGGTGAAAGCGGAAGTCGAAAAGCTTTGTCTACCATCAGG AGCAAAGGTCATCAATGACCCATGGGCATACGGAACCGATGACGCCAAAGAGCGACGCCGCTTGTTCCAATGCTACATGTACATTGTTTTGACCGACGACCCCGAAGCCAATCACTACTCGCTTCCAGCACCTTTTGCACCCATCTTCGATGCGCACACGTTGGAACTCGTCGATTTGGAGCGTCTGCCTGTGGGCACGGGCTCTGAGCTCGAACAAGAAACCGCGCCTTGGGATCCTATCGCTGCAGTGGAATATAGTGCTCGAAGCCTGGGACAAGATTCATTCCGCAAAGATCTCAAGCCCCTTGTCATCACTCAGCCACAAGGGCCGTCTTTTGAGGTCAACAACCGTCACGTATCGTGGCAGAAATGGTCGCTGCAGCTCGGTTGGACTGTTAGAGAAGGACCTGTTCTCCATGACGTGCGATATGATGGCCGGCCGCTTTTCTACCGCGTCTCCATGAGTGAAATGACAGTACCTTATGGCGACCCTCGTTCTCCATATCATCGAAAGCAGGCGTTCGATCTGGGCGACTCTGGCTTCGGTCTTACATCCAACAGCTTGAAGCTTGGTTGCGATTGTCTCGGCCACATTAAGTATTTCGATGGTGTGCTGACCTCGGGCAATGGAGAACCAGTGCGAGTGCCCAATGTCGTCTGCATGCATGAAGTCGATCAGGGGATTGGTTGGAAACACACCAATGTGCGCAATGGTTGCTCGACGGTCGTGAGGGACCGACAACTCGTCATTCAATGCACTGCGACTGTGGCCAATTACGAATACATCCTCGCTTTCATCCTTGACCAGGCTGCGAATCTCCACATCGAAGTCAAGGCTACCGGAATCGTGAGCACCATGCCCATTCGCAAGGGCCTGCACGTCCCTTGGGGCACAACCGTCGCTCCAGGTGTCCTGGCCGCGAACCATCAGCATCTCTTCTGTGTGCGCATCGACCCTAACCTCAATGGACAGAAGAACACCATCCAATACGACGATTGCGAAGCTGTGGTTAACGAACCGGACATCGATCCTTTCGGCTGCGCATTCCGTGTGCGCAGCACACCTATCACGCAACCTGGCGGCTACGACCTCGACCTCACCAAATCCCGAACATACAAAATCATCAACCCTTCCCATATCAATCGCATATCCGGCAAACCCGTGGGCTACAAACTCCACCCCGTCCCTTCCcaaatgatgatgatgggccCGCACACTTTCAACCTCCGACGCGGTATTTTCACCTCGAAGCCCATCTGGGTGACGAAATACCGTGACGACGAGCTCTGGGCTGCGGGCGAGTTTACGAATcaaagtcgagaggatacggGGCTTGCGATCTGGGCAAAGAGAGATGAAGGGACGGTCGATGAGGATGTGGTGCTGTGGCATACGTTTGGTGTCACGCATGTTACAAGGCCGGAGGATTTCCCTGTTATGCCGAGTGAGAAGATGACGGTCATGTTGAAACCTACGAGCTTTTTTGAGGTTTGTCCTTCGAATGATGTGCCGAGGTCGTGA
- a CDS encoding uncharacterized protein (antiSMASH:Cluster_12), protein MPAPAPSRGARKNPACAVCRAKCRKCDRKRPTCGRCVEHGVRCEYPPRFQFHFHHVRQPSSTTDEGSTAVAEEVAEEEEEQQQQQQQQQQHEWAVHDASPHDLIYTPSTHDESNTIDETSVASPQDVRMQHVLSLPGTHELLRYFDERVCEDLAIAPPPLANPFRVHVVPLAYTHVGVLEAVLGLTICHTRKSCLPGADLTRMLEHRLSAIQTLSSLFAKNDVGGLSPTEENEMLVTALLLVLHDMCESGISTHGAHLTGVAPYCNTLVARGPAAPHSTTSFVLTALAWLDMLRGFSGAEKLAHHDAVRQATRDTADFTLDILTGCPVRIFRRIGKLLQTGNAFLAEIASRADLVTAADETERFLRAWEPDDEVYPTQHPEWRLVAQAWRHVALIRTMRFPDPFEHPCTDDRFRTSVAEILDACARVPRGTTFHKRLLFPLFIAGTETESPHLQDYVRMQLAEIANASAFTQDAMWTILNATWKEREQNTQHWANVPWMEYTCSTLLQRQHDYLFF, encoded by the exons atgccagcgccagcgccatCGCGAGGCGCGCGCAAGA ATCCCGCATGCGCCGTGTGTCGCGCCAAGTGTCGCAAGTGTGACCGGAAGCGGCCCACGTGTGGTCGATGCGTGGAGCATGGCGTGCGGTGTGAATATCCACCGCGCTTCCAATTCCACTTCCATCATGTCCGCCAGCCGTCGTCAACAACTGACGAAGGCAGCACCGccgtggcggaggaggtggcggaggaggaagaggagcagcagcagcagcagcagcagcagcagcagcacgagtgGGCAGTGCACGACGCATCGCCGCACGACCTGATCTACACGCCGTCGACGCACGACGAGAGCAACACGATCGACGAGACGAGCGTCGCCTCCCCTCAAGATGTCCGTATGCAGCATGTGCTCAGCCTGCCGGGCACACATGAGCTGCTGCGTTACT TCGACGAGCGCGTGTGCGAAGACCTCGCCatcgcgccgccgccgctggccAACCCTTTCCGCGTGCACGTCGTACCGCTGGCCTACACCCACGTCGGCGTGCTCGAGGCCGTGCTGGGCCTGACCATCTGCCACACGCGCAAGTCGTGTCTGCCCGGCGCTGATCTGACGCGCATGCTGGAGCACCGCCTCTCCGCCATCCAGACCCTGTCGTCGCTGTTCGCCAAGAACGACGTCGGCGGCCTGAGCCCGACCGAGGAGAACGAGATGCTGGTGacggcgctgctgctggtcttgCACGACATGTGCGAGTCGGGAATTTCCACCCACGGCGCTCACCTGACCGGCGTCGCCCCCTACTGCAACACCCTCGTCGCGCGTGGACCCGCCGCTCCGCACTCGACCACGTCCTTCGTGCTCACCGCGCTGGCCTGGCTGGACATGCTGCGCGGCTTCAGCGGCGCCGAAAAGCTCGCCCACCACGACGCCGTCCGTCAAGCCACGCGCGACACCGCCGACTTCACCCTCGACATCCTGACCGGCTGTCCCGTGCGCATCTTTCGTCGTATCGGCAAGCTGTTGCAGACGGGCAACGCCTTCCTGGCCGAAATCGCCAGTCGAGCCGACTTGgtcaccgccgccgacgaGACGGAGCGCTTCCTCCGCGCCTGGGAGCCCGACGACGAGGTCTatcccacccaacacccggaATGGCGACTCGTCGCCCAGGCCTGGCGCCATGTTGCCCTCATCCGCACCATGCGCTTTCCTGACCCCTTCGAGCACCCATGCACCGACGACCGCTTCCGCACATCCGTAGCCGAGATTCTGGACGCATGTGCCCGCGTCCCACGCGGCACCACCTTTCACAAACGCCTCCTGTTTCCTCTCTTCATTGCCGGCACCGAGACCGAATCTCCTCACCTGCAAGACTACGTGCGCATGCAGTTGGCTGAAATCGCCAACGCATCCGCATTCACCCAGGACGCCATGTGGACCATCCTCAATGCCACCTGGAAAGAAAGGGAGCAAAACACCCAACACTGGGCCAATGTGCCTTGGATGGAATAT ACCTGCTCCACCCTTCTGCAACGCCAACATGACTATCTATTCTTCTGA
- a CDS encoding uncharacterized protein (antiSMASH:Cluster_12~SMCOG1156:Chloramphenicol acetyltransferase), with amino-acid sequence MAATQKNQAQLALAKQRNHVPWCEQYERMISGMLYDSFVPEMKKARFHARAWQHKYNHYFPTDVESADAQEKLEAQREQDLGQILGHIGKGAYIEPPFAFDYGCNISIGDRFYGAFRLTIIDCGLVTIGDRVMVGPGVSIFAATHETEVQSRRDDIEFAKPVTIGNDCWIGGHVVILPGVTIGDGCTIAAGSIVTKDIPAWSVAMGSPARVVRKVRALDPIHSQANGC; translated from the exons ATGGCTGCGACACAGAAGAACCAGGCTCAACTGGCATTGGCGAAGCAACGCAATCATGTTCCATGGTGCGAGCAGTATGAACGCATGATATCTGGCATGCT ATATGACTCGTTTGTGCCAGAGATGAAGAAAGCTCGCTTCCACGCTCGTGCCTGGCAGCACAAATACAACCACTATTTCCCCACGGATGTGGAAAGTGCAGATGCACAAGAAAAGTTGGAAGCACAGCGCGAGCAGGATCTTGGTCAGATATTGGGGCACATTGGCAAAGGGGCGTATATCGAGCCTCCTTTCGCCTTCGACTACGGGTGCAACATCAGTATCGGGGATCGCTTCTATGGCGCGTTCCGGCTGACGATCATCGACTGTGGTTTGGTCACGATCGGGGACCGAGTCATGGTAGGTCCCGGTGTATCCATCTTCGCCGCAACCCACGAGACCGAAGTACAGAGTCGAAGGGACGACATCGAATTCGCGAAGCCGGTGACCATCGGGAACGACTGCTGGATCGGAGGACACGTGGTCATCTTGCCTGGCGTGACAATCGGTGACGGCTGCACGATTGCTGCAGGCTCGATCGTGACCAAAGATATTCCTGCCTGGAGCGTGGCAATGGGGTCTCCCGCGAGAGTGGTGAGGAAAGTGCGTGCTTTGGATCCCATTCACAGCCAGGCGAATGGATGCTGA
- a CDS encoding uncharacterized protein (SMCOG1222:dehydrogenase~antiSMASH:Cluster_12) — protein sequence MAPYQANLSHDGYTYTKIEGLTKGLHTYCVIKPQRKIHEGSKDQLWEAIVIGSGYAGLVAARDLVKAGKRTLLLEGRDRVGGRTWSAEVDGTTFEMGGTWISHVHGRLWAELQRYGLKDEVSMTRTQGGGASYFTLDTGSGSRKLSLEEAGAMTNRAWKILVNYDGNDGRDICPLPYSTLGNLRVSPEEVKKVDQLSCQDRIEQVRHLLTPDEIALIESLVPHMAGGTPANVGFLELLRSQSLQGFTPETFEEFWTLYKVKAGQSSLARAIFDDAVGLGLQYAFQHGVTKVVDRNGTVSLTTEGGEVFRAQRVVNTMPLHVLPTVEFDPPLSMLRREAIQIGHQNYLTKIHAIAEGDLRGLRGCTWPGDFLYVYGDGFCADGKSTRITSFAGDNRGILDPLKEPERLEVALKRFHPMEIRKVIFHDWTSDRYSLGGPAWYRAGFLTKYLAELQSPHGNVLMANADWASGWRAFIEGAMEQGGLAADSVMRQLGVRGANEAYEPKL from the exons ATGGCGCCGTACCAGGCAAATCTATCTCATGATGGCTATACTTACACAAAAATCGAGGGCCTCACAAAAGGATTGCACACATACTGTGTGATCAAGCCGCAACGCAAGATACACGAAGGTTCCAAAGATCAGCTGTGGGAAGCGATCGTGATCGGTTCCGGCTATGCGGGACTTGTAGCCGCTCGAGATCTGGTGAAAGCAG GCAAAAGGACACTGCTCCTGGAAGGACGAGATCGTGTGGGAGGACGCACATGGAGTGCCGAAGTGGACGGCACGACGTTTGAGATGGGTGGCACCTGGATCTCACATGTGCATGGCCGACTCTGGGCAGAGTTGCAGCGGTATGGCCTCAAAGATGAGGTTTCCATGACTCGGACCCAGGGTGGCGGTGCATCGTATTTCACCCTTGATACTGGATCGGGCTCGCGGAAGCTATCGCTGGAGGAGGCAGGGGCGATGACAAACCGGGCGTGGAAAATACTGGTCAACTATGATGGCAATGACGGGAGAGATATTTGCCCCTTGCCATATTCGACATTGGGGAATCTTCGCGTCAGTCCAGAAGAGGTCAAGAAAGTCGATCAGCTCTCATGTCAGGATCGCATTGAACAAGTCCGACATCTCTTGACTCCAGACGAGATTGCTCTGATTGAATCTCTGGTCCCACACATGGCAGGAGGCACTCCGGCGAATGTGGGTTTCCTTGAATTGCTTCGCTCGCAGTCCCTGCAGGGCTTCACTCCCGAAACCTTTGAAGAATTCTGGACGCTCTACAAAGTCAAGGCCGGTCAATCCAGCCTCGCGAGAGCTATCTTCGACGATGCTGTGGGGTTAGGTCTGCAATACGCTTTCCAGCACGGTGTCACAAAAGTTGTTGACCGCAACGGAACCGTGTCTCTCACCACTGAAGGCGGCGAGGTCTTCCGCGCTCAACGCGTGGTCAACACAATGCCTCTCCACGTCCTACCCACAGTGGAATTCGATCCTCCCCTCTCCATGCTCCGACGCGAGGCCATTCAAATCGGCCATCAAAACTACCTCACAAAGATCCACGCCATCGCGGAAGGCGATCTCCGTGGACTGCGCGGCTGCACATGGCCCGGCGATTTTCTCTACGTCTACGGCGATGGATTCTGCGCAGACGGAAAGTCCACCCGCATCACCTCATTCGCAGGCGATAATCGCGGGATCCTCGATCCGCTCAAGGAGCCTGAGAGGTTGGAAGTGGCGCTGAAGAGGTTTCATCCCATGGAAATTCGCAAAGTCATCTTCCATGACTGGACTAGCGATCGTTATTCGCTTGGCGGACCTGCCTGGTATCGGGCTGGTTTCCTGACCAAGTATCTCGCGGAGCTGCAGTCGCCCCACGGAAATGTTCTGATGGCGAATGCGGATTGGGCTTCCGGGTGGAGGGCTTTTATTGAAGGCGCGATGGAGCAAGGTGGGCTTGCTGCGGACTCGGTCATGCGACAATTAGGAGTTCGAGGAGCGAACGAAGCATACGAACCAAAGTTGTAG